In the genome of Fervidobacterium nodosum Rt17-B1, the window GGAAAAGTTATAGCGCCGAAGTTCGAAAAGGTCTACAAATGCAAAGTTAAAATGATAAGTTTTGGTTCGATGGGAGATGTCTTAGCAAGAATTATCGCCGAAAAAAATTCACCTAAAGCTGATGTAGTGATAGGCTTAAATCCTCAACAGTTACAAAAGGCCATTAAGGAAGGTGTTCTTGAGAAATATAGACCAGTTAACTCAAAAAATATTGTTTATAAGTCTTTAGTTACAGATTATGGTACTGTTTACGATTACGGTGCACTTGCCATGATTTACAACGTAGAAAAGATTAAAAACCCACCACGTTCCTTTAAAGATTTACTCAAGCCTGAATATAAAGGTAAGATAGTACTTATCGATCCAAGAACATCAAGTACTGGCTTAACTTTTCTTATGTGGACTATCGCTGCATTCGGCGAAGATGATGCTATGGAATATTGGAAACAATTAAAAAATAATGTTTTAATGTTTACAAGTGGTTGGAGTGCAGCGTTTAAGATGATTGAAACAGGGGAAGCAGATATAATAGTAAGCTATGCCACAGATGGTGCTTACAGCATGTACAAGTACGGTTCAATAAAGTATATGCCCGTTATATTCGAAGAAGGAGCATACGTGCTTGAAGAGTATGCCTCAATTGTAAAGGGTGCAAAGAATCTCGCACTTGCAAGGACATTTTTAGAGTTTATACTAACACCAGATTTTCAAAAAGAAGTGCCTCTTAATCAATGGATGATGCCGGTTATAAATGTCGAGCTTCCCGAAGTTTTCAAATATGTACCAACATTTAAGAAAATTCTCAAAGTCAAGCCAGATGTCAACGACAGGATAGATGAAGTACTCAAAAAATGGGAAAAGGCTGTGATTGGCTAGAAGATGAATAAGTTTAGGTAATCATAATTAATGGGCTGCCTTTTGAATATCGCAGCCCATTTTTATTTAGTTTTATAAAATGATGAACAAACTTTAGATAGGTAAGGTCTAAAATAATAGGATTATAAAAATCGAAAGGAGGATTAAAATTTGAGAAAGTTAATCGTTATAATTGTTATATTATTAACATTTCTTAGTACTTTTTCTCAATTTTTAAAGGTGGGATTTTTGCTAGGCTCACCTTACGCGTTTTGGAAAGGTGAAAAGTTTGGTGGTATAGATTACGATATTCTTAAAAAGGTTGTCTCCGATATGGATTATCAGCTTGAAATATACATTCTCCCATTTACCGCTTTAAAACCTGAGATTTTGAATGTTCTTAATTTGGATATCGTGGCTGGTGGAATACATATGACCGAAGAACGCAAAAAAACATTTTCTTTTTCCATTCCGTATATTCAATCTGGACTCGCTATTGTTTTAAGAAATGGGTTGCAATGGAATGGCGATGTTGAAAAGATAACATTTGCTGTTAAAGAAAGTGCAACTGGTCAAAAAGTAATCCAGGATTGGCTGAAAGAGGGCAAAAAGGTTAAATACAAAACTTTTGTTTCGAACGAAGAAATACTTGCCAATTTGTTGACCAAAAAAATCGATGCGGCTTTTTTTGATTA includes:
- a CDS encoding thiamine ABC transporter substrate-binding protein, with translation MKKFLVISLLLVVSLVIIAAELVIYTSDSFAGGIGKVIAPKFEKVYKCKVKMISFGSMGDVLARIIAEKNSPKADVVIGLNPQQLQKAIKEGVLEKYRPVNSKNIVYKSLVTDYGTVYDYGALAMIYNVEKIKNPPRSFKDLLKPEYKGKIVLIDPRTSSTGLTFLMWTIAAFGEDDAMEYWKQLKNNVLMFTSGWSAAFKMIETGEADIIVSYATDGAYSMYKYGSIKYMPVIFEEGAYVLEEYASIVKGAKNLALARTFLEFILTPDFQKEVPLNQWMMPVINVELPEVFKYVPTFKKILKVKPDVNDRIDEVLKKWEKAVIG
- a CDS encoding substrate-binding periplasmic protein; this encodes MRKLIVIIVILLTFLSTFSQFLKVGFLLGSPYAFWKGEKFGGIDYDILKKVVSDMDYQLEIYILPFTALKPEILNVLNLDIVAGGIHMTEERKKTFSFSIPYIQSGLAIVLRNGLQWNGDVEKITFAVKESATGQKVIQDWLKEGKKVKYKTFVSNEEILANLLTKKIDAAFFDYVNALYLSRIYGFSIYKDLIYKIDIGYVILNKSIEKEFDEKLKKILDTYVKQVITSYVGTWK